A DNA window from Hordeum vulgare subsp. vulgare chromosome 1H, MorexV3_pseudomolecules_assembly, whole genome shotgun sequence contains the following coding sequences:
- the LOC123452875 gene encoding serine/threonine-protein phosphatase 2A regulatory subunit psrA-like — MSSFSRFEGSKGGGGRSISLAASRAKLAAATATAKKATTAARGKGKAKGKAAKKVFSLTGQKFETPEEREPLRIFYESLSKQIPSSEMAQFWLMEHGLLSPERAKQAYDRKLKRQQQIKSGTPIKASNSTTVTKFNNNNNNNNNNNNKPAESSKKPAVVPSSTSRSSTDHSAAKAKRRVDYSDDDDDKEFIVKLKRPNFSSNSKSRGG; from the exons ATGTCCTCCTTCTCCAGGTTCGAG GGTAGTAAAGGAGGAGGCGGGAGATCCATATCGCTGGCTGCCTCCAGGGCCAAGCTCGCCGCGGCCACCGCCACAGCCAAGAAAGCTACTACGGCCGCCCGGGGCAAGGGCAAGGCCAAGGGCAAGGCGGCCAAGAAGGTCTTCTCCCTCACCGGCCAGAAGTTCGAAACACCAGAGGAG AGGGAGCCCCTCAGGATCTTCTACGAATCGCTCTCCAAGCAGATCCCATCCAGCGAGATGGCCCAATTCTG GTTAATGGAGCATGGGCTGCTATCTCCGGAAAGAGCAAAGCAAGCCTACGACAGGAAGCTCAAACGGCAGCAGCAGATCAAATCAGGGACCCCGATTAAGGCGTCCAATTCCACCACCGTCACCaaattcaacaacaacaacaacaacaacaacaacaacaacaacaaacctgCGGAGAGCTCGAAGAAACCGGCGGTTGTTCCTTCTTCCACATCCCGAAGCAGCACGGATCATTCCGCCGCCAAGGCCAAGAGAAGAGTAGactacagcgacgacgacgacgacaaagaatTCATTGTCAAGCTCAAGAGACCCAATTTCAGCTCCAATTCCAAATCCAGGGGTGGCTGA
- the LOC123422042 gene encoding putative RING-H2 finger protein ATL12 has protein sequence MAKTLLLLLVCGTIAARAHAQPAAEETPPGAGVRVSFRPSVAIVVGIFTMIFSLTFLLLMYAKFCHPANTPLLPATTTASPSRAPATAEAAEAEASGGVGKAVIESLPFFRFAALRGARQGLECAVCLARFDDADLLRLLPRCRHAFHLDCVDRWLHSSASCPLCRARVHPDDADLGLKYAAASARFVFGAGDDAPAAPSSSGRDLLAGIFVERVPSARFLGDDDSCCKSNVELDRHRHRIVVSDSVFKSRWSDLNSADLIALDTEMLRSISTGRFPYPDDDIIFVGEEPPEERGIRDNDHDGGDIEIEIEIERKRLLQVQEQVEGPWSSSRQLVSSGVRSMSEIVRLPRVAATEEEERARQRWVPIARRTARWFAARSKEEDVNAADRLRLRL, from the coding sequence ATGGCGAAAACCCTGCTGCTCCTGCTGGTATGTGGGACGATCGCGGCCCGGGCACACGCGCAGCCGGCGGCGGAGGAGACTCCGCCGGGGGCGGGCGTGAGGGTGTCGTTCCGGCCGAGCGTGGCCATCGTGGTGGGCATCTTCACCATGATCTTCTCCCTCACCTTCCTCCTCCTCATGTACGCCAAGTTCTGCCACCCCGCCAACACCCCCCTCCTGCCGGCGACCACCACCGCCAGCCCGTCCCGCGCGCCTGCAACGGCAGAGGCCGCGGAGGCGGAGGCGAGCGGCGGCGTGGGCAAGGCGGTGATCGAGTCGCTGCCCTTCTTCCGGTTCGCTGCGCTTCGAGGGGCGCGGCAGGGGCTGGAGTGCGCGGTGTGCCTGGCCCGGTTCGACGACGCCGACCTGCTCCGCCTGCTCCCGCGCTGCCGCCACGCCTTCCACCTCGACTGCGTCGACCGCTGGCTGCACTCCAGCGCCAGCTGCCCGCTGTGCCGCGCCCGCGTCCACCCCGACGACGCCGACCTCGGACTCAAGTACGCCGCCGCCAGCGCGCGCTTCGTCTTCGGCGCAGGCGACGACGCACCCGCCGCGCCGTCGTCGTCGGGGCGCGACCTCCTCGCCGGCATCTTCGTGGAGCGCGTGCCGTCGGCGCGCTTCTTGGGTGATGATGATTCTTGTTGTAAGAGTAATGTGGAGCTGGACCGGCACCGGCACCGCATCGTGGTGTCGGACAGCGTGTTCAAGAGCCGGTGGAGCGACCTCAACTCGGCGGACCTCATCGCGCTCGACACCGAGATGCTGCGCTCCATCTCCACCGGCCGCTTCCCTTATCCCGACGACGACATCATATTCGTTGGAGAGGAGCCGCCGGAGGAGCGCGGCATCCGAGACAACGATCATGACGGCGGTGACATTGAGATTGAGATTGAGATTGAGAGGAAGCGGCTGCTGCAAGTGCAAGAGCAAGTGGAGGGGCCTTGGTCGTCGTCGAGGCAGCTGGTGTCGTCGGGCGTGCGGTCCATGTCGGAGATCGTGAGACTGCCGAGGGTAGcagcgacggaggaggaggagagggcgagGCAGCGGTGGGTGCCCATCGCACGGCGGACGGCGCGGTGGTTCGCCGCCAGGAGCAAAGAGGAGGACGTCAACGCCGCCGACCGTCTCCGTCTCCGTCTGTAA
- the LOC123452891 gene encoding structural maintenance of chromosomes protein 5: MAPARAAKRPKLEPSASASGAQHQHRRGDDDYVPGNIVEIELCNFMTYDRLVCRPGPRLNLVVGPNGSGKSSLVCAIALALAADPSILGRASSVGAFVKRGEESGHVRLSLRSQSQQASDIHITRKIDTNNKSEWLLDGATVPKKDIIDVIKKFNIQINNLTQFLPQDRVCEFAKLTPIQLLEETEKAVGDPNLPVQHRQLIERSRELRNIEVAVKQKEQTLNNLKALNAEQEKDVQRVRQRDKLLKKAELMKKKLPWLKYDAKKLEFKNVLEEEKIYKKKMDDATKIWLDAKAPIEGFKKEKTTITSSMKKINNQINQNTNKRREVTDDEIQLSARLKTTFDDIEELKRHEKNQQQKISKAKEALAAAERELQDLQPFEPPRAEMAQLTVDIGHKICGINEVKFRRKEKEQQLSQERENLRKCSDRLMQMESKNNKLLQALQRAGAERINEAYYWVQNNKNMFRGEVYGPVLLEVNVHSKTHAGYLESHVPNYIWRSFITQNASDRDLLVRQLKQYGTPILNYTGGNSIMCEPLNITPEMKQLGITSRLDQEFEAPPAVKNVLITQALVDQSYIGTNQADKSADDVVKLGINDLWTPRNHYRWSRSRYGGHLSANVDSIYPSRLFMCDVNVSDIEMLRSEKDQHAKNVEGMEEALKELQKDQRKLEDEEAEFRKRKEAITDKVRIEKKKREDIQRRVDLKRRTLEDMAKEEDVESSTRRLTDQLAKLNDDRFRSLLKLKNLLVEAVALKWSYTEKNMASIELDTKIWEMEKDVKKHEKDVASAAKDYENRQRITQEHRQAVNKAKQHAESVSIITDNLEKEFEKMPTTIEELELAIQDTESEANSMLFLNQNVLQEYQNRKREIESISTKLEDDKAECERCCSEIETTKGKWLPTLRSLVLKINDTFSRNFQEMAVAGEVSLDEHGLDFSQYGILIKVKFRQTGQLQVLSAHHQSGGERSVSTILYLVSLQDLTNCPFRVVDEINQGMDPINERKMFQQLVRAASQLNTPQCFLLTPKLLPDLEYSDACSILNIMNGPWIEKPAHAWRAGDNWRTVTGMAGSGN, from the exons atggcgcccGCCCGGGCCGCCAAGCGCCCCAAGCTCGagccctccgcctccgcctccggcgCGCAGCATCAGCATCGGCGGGGCGACGACGACTACGTGCCGGGCAACATCGTGGAGATCGAGCTCTGCAACTTCATGACGTACGACCGCCTCGTCTGCCGCCCCGGCCCGCGCCTCAACCTCGTCGTCGGCCCCAACGGCTCCGGCAAGAGCTCCCTCGTCTGCGCCATCGCGCTCGCCCTCGCCGCCGACCCCTCCATCCTCGGCAGGGCGTCCAGCGTCGGGGCCTTCGTGAAGCGCGGCGAGGAGTCGGGGCACGTCCGCCTCTCCCTCCGCTCCCAGTCACAACAGGCCAGCGACATCCACATCACCCGCAAGATCGATACCAACAATAAGTCTGAGTGGCTACTCGACG GCGCCACTGTCCCCAAGAAGGATATCATCGACgtcatcaagaagttcaacatccaAATCAACAACCTCACTCAG TTCTTGCCGCAAGATCGAGTGTGTGAGTTCGCAAAGCTCACCCCCATCCAGCTGCTAGAAGAGACCGAGAAGGCCGTGGGCGATCCCAACTTACCTGTTCAGCATCGCCAGCTTATAGAACGGAGCAGGGAGCTCAGGAATATTGAAGTG GCTGTAAAGCAAAAGGAGCAGACCTTGAACAACCTCAAGGCCCTCAACGCCGAACAAGAAAAAGATGTCCAACGTGTCCGCCAAAGAGATAAGCTCCTCAAGAAG GCtgagctcatgaagaagaagctccCATGGCTCAAATATGATGCCAAGAAGTTGGAATTCAAGAACGTGCTGGAGGAGGAGAAAATCTACAAGAAGAAAATGGATGATGCAACCAAGATCTGGCTAGATGCAAAAGCCCCTATCGA AGGGTTCAAGAAAGAGAAAACGACCATTACTTCAAGTATGAAGAAGAtaaacaaccaaataaatcaaaaTACAAACAAGCGTCGCGAGGTTACAGATGACGAGATTCAGCTG AGTGCGCGATTGAAAACAACGTTTGATGACATAGAGGAACTGAAAAGGCATGAAAAAAATCAGCAACAGAAGATCTCAAAGGCTAAGGAAGCTCTTGCTGCTGCTGAAAGGGAACTTCAAGATCTACAACCATTTGAACCACCTAGAGCTGAAATG gCACAACTAACGGTTGATATTGGACACAAAATTTGTGGCATAAACGAGGTGAAATTCAGACGGAAAGAGAAGGAGCAGCAGTTATCACAAGAGAGagaaaatctgaggaagtgttctgATAG GTTGATGCAAATGGAAAGTAAGAACAATAAGCTACTCCAAGCATTGCAAAGAGCTGGCGCTGAAAGAATCAATGAAGCATACTATTGGGTGCAGAACAACAAAAACATGTTCAGGGGAGAAGTGTATGGGCCTGTTCTCCTTGAG GTCAATGTTCATAGTAAAACTCACGCTGGTTACTTGGAAAGCCACGTTCCAAACTATATATGGAGG TCATTCATTACACAGAATGCTTCCGACCGTGACCTCTTGGTTAGACAACTGAAGCAATATGGTACTCCTATTCTGAACTACACAGGGGGCAATAGCATCATGTGTGAGCCATTGAACATTACCCCGGAG ATGAAGCAACTTGGGATCACATCAAGACTCGATCAAGAATTTGAGGCTCCTCCTGCTGTAAAAAATGTTTTGATTACTCAGGCTTTAGTGGATCAATCG TATATAGGTACAAATCAAGCGGATAAAAGCGCAGATGATGTGGTAAAGTTAGGTATTAATGACCTTTGGACTCCACGTAACCATTATCGATGGAGCAGATCAAGATATGGTGGCCATTTGTCAGCAAATGTAGATTCAATCTACCCGTCACGCCTCTTCATGTGCG ACGTGAATGTTAGTGACATTGAAATGCTTCGATCTGAAAAGGATCAGCATGCAAAAAATGTTGAAGGCATGGAGGAAGCCTTAAAAGAGCTCCAGAAAGATCAAAGAAAATTAGAAGATGAAGAGGCAGAATTCCGCAAGAGAAAG GAAGCGATTACTGATAAGGTGAGGATTGAAAAGAAGAAGCGAGAAGACATTCAAAGGCGTGTTG ATTTGAAAAGAAGAACTCTGGAGGACATGGCAAAAGAGGAAGATGTGGAATCCAGCACAAGAAGGCTTACTGATCAGCTAGCTAAGTTAAATGATGATCGATTTCGATCATTGCTAAAACTCAAG AATTTACTTGTTGAAGCTGTTGCTCTCAAATGGAGTTATACAGAAAAGAACATGGCTTCTATTGAGCTTGATACGAAG ATATGGGAGATGGAAAAGGATGTGAAGAAACACGAAAAGGATGTTGCTAGCGCTGCCAAAGACTATGAAAACC GCCAAAGAATCACTCAAGAGCACAGGCAGGCGGTGAATAAGGCAAAACAGCATGCAGAGTCAGTATCTATTATCACGGACAACCTTGAAAAAGAGTTTGAGAAG ATGCCTACAACAATAGAAGAGTTGGAACTTGCAATACAAGATACTGAATCAGAAGCAAATTCTATGCTATTTCTCAATCAAAACGTTTTGCAGGAGTATCAAAACCGGAAACGCGAG ATTGAATCGatatcaacaaaactggaagatgATAAAGCAGAATGTGAGAGGTGCTGCTCTGAAATAGAAACTACAAAG GGTAAATGGCTTCCAACTCTCCGAAGTCTTGTTTTAAAAATAAATGACACCTTTAGTCGCAACTTCCAAGAAATGGCTGTTGCTGGAGAAGTTTCACTTG ATGAGCATGGTCTTGATTTTAGTCAATACGGTATTCTTATAAAGGTGAAGTTTAG GCAAACTGGTCAGCTGCAGGTGCTAAGTGCTCATCACCAATCTGGAGGG GAGCGTTCAGTTTCTACCATCCTGTATCTTGTATCGCTCCAAGACCTTACTAACTGCCCATTTCGGGTGGTTGATGAGATAAATCAAG GAATGGACCCCATAAACGAGAGGAAGATGTTCCAGCAGCTTGTGAGGGCCGCGAGCCAACTCAACACACCACA GTGCTTCCTGCTGACACCCAAGTTGCTGCCTGATTTGGAATATAGCGACGCGTGCAGCATCTTGAACATCATGAACGGTCCCTGGATTGAGAAACCAGCCCATG CTTGGCGCGCGGGAGATAATTGGAGAACGGTCACGGGCATGGCTGGGAGCGGGAATtga